The genomic segment CACAGGGAAAATCATCTCCGGCTTCCTGATCGTCGTGCTCTGCTGCAACCTGTATTTTGTGCTCTCTTCGAAGATTACCGGGGGCGAACCGAAAGTGTTCGGCCACACGCTGATGAAAGTGCTCTCCGGCTCGATGAGCCCGGTGTTTGAGACGGGAGATCTGATCGCCGTCAAACCGGGCGACTTGCAAACGAAATACAACGTCGGCGACGTGATCACCTTCCGTTCGACCGAAAACGCTTCGGTCATCATCACCCACCGCATTCTCGAAGTGAAGACCGAGGACAGCTTCCCGGTCTATGTGACCAAAGGTGACGCCAACGCAGCGGCCGATCCAGACCCGGTGCGCCAGGCGCAAGTGATCGGTATCTACGCCAACTTCCACATTCCGCTGCTCGGTCAGTTTTTCGACTGGGTGACATCGAAACTGGGCCTTGCCATCATGCTGATCATTCCCGGTCTCCTGTTGATCGCCGGTCCGATCGTCGCCCTGGTCCGCGAGCTGATGAAAAAGGAGCCGGAACAAAAGCTGGAGTCACAGGTCGCCGCAGCTGTCGAAACGGAAGCGGAACGCACAACATCGAACGCGTAAATCGTTTTCTCCGTCTGCAACAAGGGGTAGGGGGATAGCGCCTTCGCTGACAGATAGGGAAACCAACCATATATCGCTGTCTATATAAAGGAGGAAGTAATTCATGAAAAAGAAGATCGCATTGGCCATGGTCACCACCGCACTGGGGGCAACGCTGGTCGGCGCAGGCTCCTTCGCGCTGTTCACCGCGGAGACCACAAATACCGGCAACAACTTCACCGCCGGTACTTTGACCCTGCAAGACCTGTCCGGCGGCCCGATCGCTTCACAAGCGGTCAACTTCGGCAACCTGGCTCCCGGCGACAACGGCGTGGTGAAGATGACGGTGAAAAACAACGGCTCGCTCGATGCCTGGGTACGGATCAACCAGACCGCTTCCAACGCTTCCCGCACCGGTGATCTGTTCGGCGGCGCAACGCCGCTGCAACTCATTTGGGATGCAAAAGTCGTCAAAGTTCCGGCCGGCGGCACCACCACGTTCGACGTCGGCTACCTCTTCCCGCTGGCGGCCGACAACTCTTACCAAGGCGACACCGGTTCGTTCCATGTTGTCGTGCAGGCGGTGCAAGCGCGCAACAACACCAACGCGGCGAACAACGGCCCGATCGCTTGGAACTAAGCATGACCTATTTCCTGCTTGATACGCAATGGAGAGGAGCCTGCAGCACATGAAAAAGAAAAGATTGGCGATGCTCGCCCTGTCTGGCGTCATCGCAACATCACTTGTGGTCGGCGGTGCGACCTACGCGCTGTTCACCGCTTCTGTCACCAATGAAAACAACGTGCAGGCCGGGACGGTGATCATCACGTCGCATCGCGATGATGTCCCGAACGTGGGGCCGATGTTCTATACGAAATCGGTCGCCGGCCAAGTCGGCGCGATGCCGACCGGCGAGTGGGCGCCGGGCGACAAGCACACCCGCGGCCTGTTCCTCGAAAACACGGGGACGCTGGGCGCGAAGCTGAGAACGCTGACCGTCCTGCCGACCAACTCCGCTTCGCTGCCGGTCACGGCCGCCTCGACCGGCGCCGACCTGCAGGCGTACAATGACGCGATCCTGTTCGCCAAACAGTCGCGCGTGAAGATCTGGGAAGTGAAAGAATACGACCCGACCCGCGGTCTCGTTCCGTTCACCCGCATGGACGGCACCGACATGGACCTCGTGATGGACATCATCAACGAAGGGTACAAAATCTGGCGTGACGCCAACCCGGCGGCCGACCTTGAACGCCAGGAAGAGGTGGCGCGCCTGCTCAACGCGGTCAACGCCTACCTGATGGAACAGCTGAACGACCGCAGCGGCAGCGGGAACACCCGCCTGTTCAACGTCGTCAAAATGTACGACCAGCCGCTGATCAACTTCGTCAACATGCCGTTTAACGCAGATCCGTTTACCATCCGGCTGCAGCCGCAGGAAGCGACCCTGCTGGCGTACACGGTGGAGATGGGCTTGCGTCCGCCAGCAGGTTCGGGTATCGACCCCAACTCGTTCCAGGGCAAATCGGTCTTCTTCACCTTTGGCTCCAAGTGGGAGCAGTCCGCCCACAACTAACCGGCAGTGAAGTTCCCCACCCCCGTTTTCGATAACGGCTGAGACTGCGGCAGGAAGTTGTCGCAGTCTCAAGTCGTGCCAGAGGCGGGAAAGGGGGCGGAGGAGGTGAAGGAGACGTGAGGAGCAGGAATCTGCGCAAGCTGCAGTTCGTGGCCGGGTTGGTGCTGCTCGTGGCGATGCTGCTCGCCGGCGGGACGTTCGCTTTGGCGAGCTTGTCCCAAGCGGCGGACGTGCCGGTGCGGGAGATGGGGACGCTGGCGGTCGACGTGTCGGCCGGGCCGATTTTTGCCGGGGCGCAGCTGGTCGGCAATCTGGCGCCGGGCGATGGGGAAAAAGGGGCGCTGACCGTCAAAAACACAGGCGTGCACGAGGTGCGCGTCTATCTCCGCCACGAGCTGGAAGGGGCGATGTTTCAGCGTTTTGCCGGGGATGACCATCCGCTGCAAGTCTCGTATGCGATCCAGGTTCACAATCGATTCGGGCTGCCGGTCGGCGCGAAGATCGAAGTGCCGGTCTTTTCGGCCGATCAGACGTCGCCGAGCTTTCTGCTGCAGCGCAATCAATATGCGGAGATCATCTATACCTATGCCATGCCGATCGATGCAGGCAACAGCTATCAAGGTGCAACAGGGCAGATGGACGTGACGGTGTTCACCCGCGCCATCGAAGATCCGCCGCCGACGTGTGAGCAGCTAGGAAATTGCCCGCCGCCGACGTGTGAAGAGCTAGGAAATTGCCCGCCGCCGACGTGTGAAGAGCTAGGAAATTGCCCGCCGCCGACGTGTGAAGAGCTAGGAAATTGCCCGCCGCCGACGTGCGAGCAGCTAGGAAATTGCCCGCCGCCGACTTGTGAAGAACTGGGCAACTGCCCGCCGCCGACGTGTGAAGAGCTGGGCAATTGCCCGCCTCCAACCTGCGAGGAGCTGGGCAACTGTCCGCCTGCTCCTACGGACCCTGAGCCGGAACCGCCGCAAGGTCCTCCATCACCAGGCCAGATCCCCGGTGGCACCGATCCGGAGACCGGGGTAGCGGTGATTGGGACGGCGCTGCAGGGCGCGGCCATGCTGCTCGCGGGCGGCCTGCTGATCGTGCTGGCAAGACGCAAGAGGAAGCAGTAGATGCGGAGGCAGCGCATCCTCACCATCTGCGGCATCGTCTTGCTGCTGGCCGGCGTGATCTGGACGCTCCGCATCCCGTACTATTTTCACCGTTCGGACGCGGTCGGCGGCGACCTGCTGGAACAGGCCCGGGCGGTCGTCTCCACCGCGCCGAAAGAAGTCCCGCAAACGGCGCCGCAAGACGCCGCCGCCCTGCAGCCGCCCGCTCGCGCACCACAAGCGGAGCCAACCGCACCGTTTGGCGTTCTGCAGATCCCCGCCCTGAAGCTGCAGGCGCCGATCGTCGCAGGCACTGCGGAGCGGCAGATCTCCGTCGCGGTCGGCCACTTCACCGGCAGCGCAGCGCCGGGCACGTCCGGGACCGCTCTGCTCGCCGCGCACAATGCCACGTGGTTTCGCCACCTTGACCGCCTGCAGCGCGGCGACACCGTGCTCGTCTCCACCGCGGACGGCACATACAGCTATGAAGTGACCGAAGCGCGGATCGTGCATGTCGACGACGGCGTGACGAAGACCCGCGGACCCGGCCTGGTGCTGGAAAGCTGCTATCCGCTCGACGCGCTGCGCCAGACCGACTATCGCTATCTCGTCTACGCCACCGCAAAAAAGCCGGGAGCATGAGCTCCCGGCTTTCTGTTTGCGCAAGAATTACTTGTTCTCCAGGTCGGTGCGGATGTCGCGGCCGTCCGGAGCGATGTTCAGTTGTTTGCCTTCTGCATGCAGCGCTTTGATTTCTGCGATCCAAGCGTCGAGCAGCACGTCGCCCAACTGCCAGTCCTTCACTTCGCCGAATACGACGTAGCCGTCGCCGGTGCCGGTTGCCATGAAGTCGTTGGTGGTGACTTTAAAGGTGCGGTCGGTGTTGTATTTGCCGTCCACGTAGACCGGAGTGCCGTCGAGCAGGGTGATCTTGGTCACCATGTCGCCTTTCGCACGGGTGCCGTCCCATTCTACGTTCAGGCCGGACCATTGGGTCGCGATCACACCGGAGTATTTGTCCGGTACGTCAACGGCGCGCTTGACTTGCTCAGCGGTCATCACGCCGGTCATGTTGGTGTTGCCAAACGGCAGCACAGCGAACATTTCGCCGTAGGTCATCTCGCCTGCTTCCACATCGGCACGGATGCCGCCTGCGTTGGTGAAGGCGACGTCAGCGCCGGTCGATTTGCGCATTGCGTCGGTGATCGTCATGCCGAGCGCGGTCACGCCGTCGCGGTCTTGGTTGCCGTTTTTCGCCATGCGGAACGATTTGCGGGACAGGTTGGTCGCGGTCACGCCTTGCACTTCCGCTTCCTTCACTTTCACTTGGTCTTTGTAGCCCTTGACGATCGCTTTGACTTCTGCGTCGCCGGTGGTCAGGTTGGTGTACGTTTCAAGCAGGCCGGCGTTGGAGGACACGACGTCTTTGGTGGTCTTGTCCACGAACAGCTGGATGTGGCCGAGCGCCCAAGTCCACTGGGAAGCTTCCACCACCGGAATGCCGTTGACGATGCCAGCTACGCGCTGGTGGGAGTGGCCGCCGACGATCGCGTCGATCGCGCCGTTGCCGGTGCCGTTCGCGAGGTCGACCAGTTCGCCCACGATCTCTTTCGTCGCTGCTGCTTGCTCGCCCGGCAGGTGAGAGGTGACGACGATCACGTCGACGCCTTTTGCTTTCAGCTCAGCCGACAGTTGTTTCGCGATCGGAGCCGGGTCCGGGAAGGACAGGCCGGTGATGTTGGTCGACTTGGTGGTCGTTGCGGTCTGCGGGGTGGAGAAGCCGATCACGCCGACTTTCACGCCGCCTTTGTCGAGGATCACGTACGGCTTGGTCCAGTCGACCAGCTTGCCGGTCGCATCATCGATCACGTTCGCCGAGATGATCGGAACCTTGGAGTTGTTGATGTTGTTGATCAGCACGTCGCGGCCGAAGTCGAACTCGTGGTTGCCGATCGCCATCGCGTCATACTTGATGTCTTCCATCGACTTGATGACCGATTCGCCGTTGAACAGGTTGGAGATCAAAGTGCCTTGCCAAGCGTCGCCGCCGTCGACGACGATCGTGCCTTTCGGGTTGACGGAGCGGAAGTCGTTGACGATGCCGCCGATCGTTTCCATGCCGCCTTGGTCTTTTTGCTTGTTCTTGTCAAACTGCACTTCGATGTTGCCGTGGATGTCGTTGGTGGACAGGATG from the Tumebacillus sp. BK434 genome contains:
- a CDS encoding signal peptidase I — encoded protein: MKKAMNITGKIISGFLIVVLCCNLYFVLSSKITGGEPKVFGHTLMKVLSGSMSPVFETGDLIAVKPGDLQTKYNVGDVITFRSTENASVIITHRILEVKTEDSFPVYVTKGDANAAADPDPVRQAQVIGIYANFHIPLLGQFFDWVTSKLGLAIMLIIPGLLLIAGPIVALVRELMKKEPEQKLESQVAAAVETEAERTTSNA
- a CDS encoding TasA family protein — encoded protein: MKKKIALAMVTTALGATLVGAGSFALFTAETTNTGNNFTAGTLTLQDLSGGPIASQAVNFGNLAPGDNGVVKMTVKNNGSLDAWVRINQTASNASRTGDLFGGATPLQLIWDAKVVKVPAGGTTTFDVGYLFPLAADNSYQGDTGSFHVVVQAVQARNNTNAANNGPIAWN
- a CDS encoding TasA family protein; translation: MKKKRLAMLALSGVIATSLVVGGATYALFTASVTNENNVQAGTVIITSHRDDVPNVGPMFYTKSVAGQVGAMPTGEWAPGDKHTRGLFLENTGTLGAKLRTLTVLPTNSASLPVTAASTGADLQAYNDAILFAKQSRVKIWEVKEYDPTRGLVPFTRMDGTDMDLVMDIINEGYKIWRDANPAADLERQEEVARLLNAVNAYLMEQLNDRSGSGNTRLFNVVKMYDQPLINFVNMPFNADPFTIRLQPQEATLLAYTVEMGLRPPAGSGIDPNSFQGKSVFFTFGSKWEQSAHN
- a CDS encoding class D sortase; translation: MRRQRILTICGIVLLLAGVIWTLRIPYYFHRSDAVGGDLLEQARAVVSTAPKEVPQTAPQDAAALQPPARAPQAEPTAPFGVLQIPALKLQAPIVAGTAERQISVAVGHFTGSAAPGTSGTALLAAHNATWFRHLDRLQRGDTVLVSTADGTYSYEVTEARIVHVDDGVTKTRGPGLVLESCYPLDALRQTDYRYLVYATAKKPGA
- a CDS encoding 5'-nucleotidase C-terminal domain-containing protein; the encoded protein is MKKNTFKFGAMAVVASLFATLAAPQVMAEEAVTTAAPAAKSDIQLAQMKGAIVGYPGTTDLKAEKYVTRAELVAMINKALALQNVKVKKSSFNDLAQWQSQIVENAVAAGLISGVGNGKFEPNRTVTRQEMAVIIGASMNGGKIPTVNQNVLNYFKDKDNVANWAKPFVAQTTIAGVFAPNAEGNFNPTEPMTRGEAAKALKYLLFDVLDILSTNDIHGNIEVQFDKNKQKDQGGMETIGGIVNDFRSVNPKGTIVVDGGDAWQGTLISNLFNGESVIKSMEDIKYDAMAIGNHEFDFGRDVLINNINNSKVPIISANVIDDATGKLVDWTKPYVILDKGGVKVGVIGFSTPQTATTTKSTNITGLSFPDPAPIAKQLSAELKAKGVDVIVVTSHLPGEQAAATKEIVGELVDLANGTGNGAIDAIVGGHSHQRVAGIVNGIPVVEASQWTWALGHIQLFVDKTTKDVVSSNAGLLETYTNLTTGDAEVKAIVKGYKDQVKVKEAEVQGVTATNLSRKSFRMAKNGNQDRDGVTALGMTITDAMRKSTGADVAFTNAGGIRADVEAGEMTYGEMFAVLPFGNTNMTGVMTAEQVKRAVDVPDKYSGVIATQWSGLNVEWDGTRAKGDMVTKITLLDGTPVYVDGKYNTDRTFKVTTNDFMATGTGDGYVVFGEVKDWQLGDVLLDAWIAEIKALHAEGKQLNIAPDGRDIRTDLENK